In Nitratiruptor sp. YY09-18, a single window of DNA contains:
- a CDS encoding FxsA family protein — protein sequence MIYFILYLFIETFVSVKIASLIGPFWTFVEIIATAIYGIWIIKNMHIQMMATMQALANGEISVEEFESMNLYILLGAILLIIPGFFTDILGILLQFGVFSRFIARKIFKLKSKRDMEDSDVIDVEIIER from the coding sequence CCTTTTTATTGAGACATTTGTTTCAGTCAAGATAGCTTCGCTTATAGGTCCTTTTTGGACTTTTGTAGAGATCATAGCAACAGCTATCTATGGAATTTGGATAATCAAAAATATGCATATCCAGATGATGGCTACTATGCAGGCTCTTGCAAATGGTGAGATAAGTGTTGAAGAGTTTGAGAGTATGAATCTCTACATACTCCTTGGAGCCATTTTGCTTATAATTCCTGGCTTTTTTACTGATATTTTGGGAATCTTGTTGCAATTTGGTGTCTTTTCGCGTTTTATTGCAAGGAAAATATTTAAATTGAAATCCAAAAGAGATATGGAGGATAGTGATGTCATTGATGTTGAGATTATTGAGCGTTAG
- a CDS encoding iron-sulfur cluster assembly protein, which produces MSDKKELYNIPLEERDIEVDNDGIKDIEDHNKKYGTPEEIKQEIIKYLKTIYDPEIPVNIYDLGLIYDLKLIRREDGYKAIITMTLTSVVCPVGESIVDMVKNIANKIDGLAEVEVDLVFDPPWDKSKMSDEAKLVLGMM; this is translated from the coding sequence ATGAGCGATAAAAAAGAGCTCTACAACATTCCGCTTGAAGAACGAGATATCGAAGTAGACAATGATGGAATCAAAGATATCGAAGATCATAACAAAAAATATGGTACTCCTGAAGAGATTAAACAAGAGATCATCAAATATCTCAAAACGATCTACGACCCTGAGATACCTGTGAATATCTATGATCTTGGGCTCATTTATGATCTCAAGCTCATACGCCGTGAGGATGGGTATAAAGCCATTATCACAATGACCCTTACAAGCGTAGTCTGTCCTGTTGGAGAAAGCATTGTCGATATGGTCAAAAATATTGCCAACAAAATCGATGGTCTAGCAGAGGTTGAAGTGGATCTTGTTTTTGATCCACCATGGGATAAGAGCAAAATGAGCGATGAAGCAAAACTTGTTCTTGGCATGATGTAG
- a CDS encoding SufD family Fe-S cluster assembly protein, which translates to MKVLDINLEQFSEKKALIQKLKSMGLPTPKTEHYRYFGIRPLLEKDYTRYTPKPLRAEEGDVVEIVDGVLTKAPKDIYVHIQKNIKVDDSHYDQVYYISHLLSEHVINIEIESDTDLKIVQKFTKDGCFVPYRVKLTIAPNTQVNIEEEIVAIAQDALYFYGYDIEIAQDARVKLVQKRNTNIENFSTIGSHSIICQRNAAFDLFTFDFGNAKTLHNYHVVLEEHASTDQNHVIFARQQAKLGNTFHIENRGKESKTTQLSRNILKDHARGIFDGLLIVKNPAKYSSIYQDSKTILLNDGAYMVSKPQMEIYTEYILEATHGSTTGHLDEEALFYLRQRGIEKSLAKEMLVLSFLNEVFEKLGSEEIKEEFVKLYEEAQ; encoded by the coding sequence ATGAAAGTATTAGATATCAATCTCGAACAGTTTAGCGAGAAAAAAGCACTCATTCAAAAACTTAAATCCATGGGGCTTCCTACACCAAAGACTGAGCACTACCGCTACTTCGGTATTCGCCCTCTATTAGAAAAAGATTACACACGCTACACACCAAAACCTTTACGTGCTGAAGAAGGTGATGTAGTGGAAATCGTCGATGGAGTTTTGACAAAAGCTCCTAAAGATATCTATGTACATATACAAAAAAATATCAAAGTAGATGACAGTCACTACGATCAGGTCTACTACATCTCACACCTTTTGAGTGAACATGTAATTAACATTGAGATCGAGAGTGACACAGATCTCAAAATCGTACAAAAATTTACTAAAGATGGCTGTTTTGTACCATATCGCGTCAAACTCACAATCGCACCAAATACACAAGTCAATATCGAAGAGGAGATCGTAGCAATTGCACAAGATGCCCTCTACTTCTACGGTTATGATATTGAGATAGCACAGGATGCAAGAGTCAAGTTAGTGCAAAAGCGTAATACTAACATTGAGAACTTTAGCACTATTGGCTCACACAGTATTATCTGCCAAAGAAATGCTGCGTTCGATCTTTTTACATTTGATTTTGGTAATGCGAAGACGCTCCATAACTACCATGTAGTTCTTGAAGAGCATGCATCAACTGATCAAAACCATGTGATATTTGCTCGCCAACAGGCAAAACTTGGCAATACTTTCCACATAGAAAATCGTGGGAAAGAGAGCAAGACGACACAGCTATCACGCAACATTCTCAAAGACCATGCAAGAGGAATTTTTGATGGTCTTTTGATAGTTAAAAATCCGGCAAAGTATAGCTCTATCTATCAAGATTCAAAAACTATTTTGCTCAATGATGGCGCTTATATGGTGAGCAAACCGCAAATGGAGATCTATACAGAATATATTCTCGAAGCAACTCATGGATCTACCACAGGGCATCTCGATGAAGAGGCTCTGTTTTACCTGCGACAACGTGGTATAGAAAAATCTCTTGCCAAAGAGATGCTCGTGCTTAGTTTCCTCAATGAAGTATTTGAGAAATTGGGCAGCGAGGAGATAAAAGAGGAGTTTGTCAAACTCTATGAGGAGGCTCAATGA
- the sufC gene encoding Fe-S cluster assembly ATPase SufC — MMEIKNLHAKIGEKEILKGINLDLFKGKVHAIMGPNGAGKSTLSKTIVGHPDVEVTKGEIIYKGKNIVDMEPEERALEGIFMSFQHPVEIPGVNNAYFLRTALNAKRKHLGLKPLNAAEFLKLLKAKIKELGMREEMIHRSLNEGFSGGEKKLNEILQMEILEPEFVILDEIDSGLDIDALKKVSEAINKMRSPDRTFMIITHYRKILDYIEPDFVHVLKNGKVLKTGGIEIVDALEKEGYKIFGEE; from the coding sequence ATGATGGAAATAAAAAATCTCCATGCAAAAATTGGTGAAAAAGAGATTCTCAAAGGTATTAATCTCGATCTTTTTAAAGGAAAAGTTCATGCAATTATGGGACCGAACGGTGCAGGTAAATCAACGCTCTCAAAGACTATAGTAGGTCACCCAGATGTTGAAGTTACAAAGGGTGAAATTATCTATAAAGGTAAAAATATAGTAGATATGGAGCCTGAAGAGAGAGCATTGGAAGGGATCTTCATGAGTTTTCAGCATCCTGTAGAGATTCCAGGTGTAAACAATGCATACTTTTTGCGTACAGCTCTCAATGCAAAGAGAAAGCACCTTGGGCTCAAACCTCTCAATGCGGCTGAGTTTTTAAAACTTTTAAAAGCAAAAATCAAAGAGCTCGGTATGCGAGAAGAGATGATCCACAGAAGTCTCAATGAGGGTTTTAGTGGCGGTGAGAAGAAGCTCAACGAGATATTGCAGATGGAGATTTTAGAGCCGGAGTTTGTTATCCTTGATGAGATCGACTCTGGTCTTGATATAGATGCACTTAAAAAAGTGAGTGAAGCGATCAATAAGATGCGCTCACCTGATCGTACATTTATGATCATTACGCATTATCGTAAAATTCTAGACTATATAGAGCCAGATTTTGTTCATGTTCTTAAAAATGGAAAAGTCCTTAAAACTGGTGGTATCGAAATCGTCGACGCTCTTGAAAAAGAGGGATACAAAATATTTGGGGAAGAGTGA
- the hemC gene encoding hydroxymethylbilane synthase, with the protein MMRLIIATRGSKLALWQSNHIKSLLEQMGHEVELQIFKTKGDKILDTPLALIGGKGLFTKELEEAMLRGDAHIAVHSLKDVPTELPEGLVLGAITKREVVNDAFLSEKYESIEDLPPNAVVGTTSLRRRMQLLHYRPDLQIKDLRGNVDTRINKLKNGEFDAIILAYAGLKRLGLLKSVQYVQKIDDNLMIPAMGQAALGIECVPEVLDIVKKLNDERSQIETIVERDFIEVLEGGCQVPIGVNAKVLENGDIVARAVVGLPNGKELLKDKVFGSVENYQELGQELAQSMIENGARELLAEAERIAFKD; encoded by the coding sequence ATAATGCGACTAATTATTGCTACACGAGGAAGTAAGCTTGCCCTTTGGCAGTCGAACCATATCAAAAGTCTTTTAGAGCAGATGGGGCATGAGGTTGAGCTACAAATTTTTAAAACAAAAGGGGACAAGATCCTCGATACGCCTCTAGCACTCATTGGAGGTAAGGGACTTTTTACAAAAGAGCTCGAAGAAGCCATGCTACGAGGCGATGCACACATTGCAGTACACAGTCTCAAAGATGTGCCAACAGAGCTACCTGAAGGTCTTGTGCTTGGAGCGATTACAAAAAGAGAAGTTGTCAATGATGCTTTTTTGAGTGAAAAATATGAAAGCATTGAAGATCTTCCTCCAAATGCAGTCGTTGGTACGACAAGTCTTAGAAGACGGATGCAGCTACTGCATTACCGCCCAGATTTGCAGATCAAGGATTTACGCGGTAATGTAGATACAAGAATTAATAAACTTAAAAATGGTGAGTTTGATGCTATTATTCTAGCCTATGCAGGTCTTAAGCGTTTAGGACTTTTGAAGAGTGTCCAATATGTTCAAAAGATTGATGATAATCTCATGATACCGGCAATGGGTCAGGCGGCTTTGGGAATAGAGTGTGTGCCAGAAGTTTTGGATATTGTAAAGAAGCTCAATGATGAGAGGAGCCAGATAGAGACCATTGTGGAGAGAGATTTTATTGAGGTACTTGAGGGTGGGTGTCAGGTTCCAATAGGAGTCAATGCGAAGGTTTTGGAAAATGGTGATATCGTTGCTCGTGCAGTAGTGGGTCTTCCAAACGGCAAAGAGCTCCTCAAAGACAAAGTCTTTGGCAGTGTGGAGAACTACCAGGAGTTAGGCCAAGAACTTGCCCAAAGTATGATTGAAAATGGAGCAAGAGAGCTTCTAGCAGAAGCTGAGCGCATAGCATTTAAGGATTGA
- a CDS encoding thioredoxin domain-containing protein: protein MSLMLRLLSVSLVSALALSAAKTTDKDVEKFVKRGLSSNPQIKVYNAKVLDKKEMEKPQGWTAYVVQFDIGIKRGNKEQNITDRDIIFVNERYVAPDLVDIKTNTSLKQRVVLDFKDRFYDDKHLLYGHKNAKHKIVVFSDPLCPFCREVVPELIELTKKYPDTFVLYYYHLPIQTLHPASVALAKAIIYLKEHGNKEAIEKIYKTEFDYAQKDEKKTLQELDKKLGIKLTPQQINSPEVITELQHDADIARELMIKGTPTVFIDNKYDPRREKYKKFIPKKSK from the coding sequence ATGTCATTGATGTTGAGATTATTGAGCGTTAGTTTAGTTTCTGCTCTTGCTTTGAGTGCTGCAAAAACTACTGATAAAGATGTTGAAAAATTTGTCAAAAGAGGCCTCTCATCAAATCCACAAATCAAAGTTTATAATGCGAAGGTTTTGGATAAAAAGGAGATGGAAAAGCCACAAGGCTGGACTGCGTATGTTGTGCAGTTTGATATAGGTATCAAAAGGGGCAACAAAGAGCAAAATATTACTGATAGGGATATAATCTTTGTCAATGAGAGATATGTGGCTCCAGATCTTGTAGATATCAAAACAAATACGAGTCTCAAACAAAGGGTAGTGCTCGATTTTAAAGATAGGTTCTACGATGATAAACATCTTCTCTATGGGCACAAAAATGCAAAACATAAAATTGTAGTTTTTAGTGATCCTCTCTGTCCGTTTTGTCGTGAAGTTGTACCTGAATTAATAGAGCTGACCAAAAAATATCCTGACACTTTTGTATTGTATTACTACCATCTTCCGATCCAAACACTTCATCCTGCAAGCGTAGCGCTAGCAAAAGCTATTATTTATCTCAAAGAACACGGAAACAAAGAGGCGATTGAAAAGATCTATAAAACTGAGTTTGATTACGCGCAAAAAGATGAGAAAAAGACACTCCAAGAGTTGGATAAAAAGCTTGGAATTAAACTAACTCCACAGCAGATTAACTCTCCAGAGGTGATTACAGAGCTACAGCATGATGCCGATATCGCAAGGGAACTTATGATTAAGGGCACTCCTACAGTGTTTATAGATAATAAGTATGATCCAAGACGTGAAAAATACAAAAAGTTTATCCCAAAAAAGAGTAAATAA